From Lepus europaeus isolate LE1 chromosome 3, mLepTim1.pri, whole genome shotgun sequence, a single genomic window includes:
- the LOC133753261 gene encoding putative olfactory receptor 2W6, giving the protein MERSNDSCAYGFILVGFSDRPKLEMALFTVNLTLYSVAVLGNCTIILVCVLDPRLHTPMYFFLANLSFLDLCFSTSCVPQMLANLWGPDKSISLGGCSVQLFAFLSVGGVECILLAVMAYDRYAAVCRPLHYSAIMHPQLCLRLLAAAWGSGLLNAVVMSPLTMTLPRCGRRRVNHFLCEMPALIKMACVDARAVEMLAFAFAILIVLLPLGLILVSYGYIAAAVRRIKSAAGRRKALNTCSSHLTVVSLFYGSIIYMYMQPGNSSSQDQGKFLTLFYNLVTPMLNPLIYTLRNKEVKSALKKVLGRR; this is encoded by the coding sequence ATGGAGAGATCCAACGACAGCTGCGCCTACGGTTTCATCCTGGTGGGCTTCTCCGACCGCCCCAAGCTGGAGATGGCGCTCTTCACGGTCAACCTCACTCTGTACTCGGTGGCCGTGCTGGGGAACTGCACCATCATCCTCGTGTGCGTCCTCGACCCGCGACTGCACACCCCGATGTACTTCTTCCTGGCAAACCTGTCTTTCCTCGACCTCTGCTTCAGCACCAGCTGCGTCCCCCAGATGCTGGCCAACCTCTGGGGCCCGGACAAGAGCATCAGCCTGGGCGGCTGCAGCGTGCAGCTGTTCGCGTTCCTCTCGGTGGGCGGAGTGGAGTGCATCCTCCTGGCCGTCATGGCCTACGACCGCTACGCGGCCGTGTGCAGGCCCCTGCACTACAGCGCCATCATGCACCCGCAGCTGTGCCTGCGCCTGCTGGCTGCGGCCTGGGGCAGCGGCCTGCTCAATGCCGTCGTCATGTCGCCGCTGACGATGACCCTCCCCAGGTGCGGCCGCCGCCGAGTCAACCACTTCCTGTGCGAGATGCCCGCGCTCATCAAGATGGCTTGCGTGGATGCGCGCGCGGTGGAGATGCTGGCCTTCGCCTTCGCCATCCTCATCGTCCTGCTGCCCCTcggcctcatcctggtctcctacggcTACATCGCCGCGGCCGTGCGGCGCATCAAGTCGGCTGCCGGGAGGAGGAAGGCCTTGAACACCTGCAGCTCCCACCTCACCGTGGTCTCCCTGTTCTATGGGAGCATCATCTACATGTACATGCAGCCCGGAAACAGCTCTTCCCAGGACCAAGGCAAGTTCCTCACCCTCTTCTACAACCTGGTGACCCCCATGCTGAACCCGCTCATCTACACGCTCAGGAACAAGGAGGTGAAGAGCGCCCTGAAGAAGGTCCTGGGGAGGCGGTGA